A genome region from Apus apus isolate bApuApu2 chromosome 2, bApuApu2.pri.cur, whole genome shotgun sequence includes the following:
- the LOC127380804 gene encoding uncharacterized protein LOC127380804: MEKEIHTGESSPSVDPETLFKILETCNARPSVSGLDWAKENWHNLQSVADRISALQKEAKRRFRKGKGIVCAVLGACLVSAAQHRADCQTQKGKVIASLQTLVESLQDQIAGLKRENVELREKLESEKAHSDSLKYALWEERTSRSEQGAEVRMNELEEKRDYIRRVSPIYPQKELREAKARSDKIPQLRPLIKREYYYEDPDDEQPSSVTKEVPYSATELAKLKKEFARNPKESETEYVWRVSLSGGDQILLTEKEAEGYRGPGVFLTTGDQRAPWSLTQRAAYWASGLDPLERGDPLAIVGTMEQILESVQKAACLQMMHNGQLNPYQESPMLLTVDPERMTPLIRGLPESLRPVGIQLQGQIKATSPLARLEEIVTQDHNTQKSKTWTWGEIAQELINYGRKYGPINPSPHRSETKAVRWASPSPRDRPPGKGFRRPPPNLIAPTARRDLWHLGWQKGIPRELMDGTPTDVLRKMVTAWPDKPPVSAVCEKSACEETIASAPPLIDLKDPILTMKAEQGN; encoded by the coding sequence atggaaaaggaaattcaTACGGGGGAATCCTCCCCTAGTGTTGATCCCGAGACATTGTTTAAGATTTTGGAAACTTGTAATGCCCGTCCGTCAGTCTCGGGACTGGACTGGGCTAAAGAAAATTGGCATAATTTACAGAGTGTGGCAGATCGTATCTCTGCATTACAAAAGGAGGCCAAGCGGCGATTCAGGAAAGGCAAAGGCATAGTCTGTGCGGTACTAGGAGCTTGCCTGGTGTCGGCGGCGCAGCACCGAGCTGACTGCCAGACCCAGAAAGGAAAAGTTATCGCATCTCTGCAAACATTAGTCGAGTCGTTACAGGACCAAATTGCTGGCCTTAAAAGAGAGAATGTTGAGCTCCGGGAGAAATTAGAGAGTGAAAAGGCTCACTCGGATTCTTTGAAGTACGCTCTGTGGGAAGAGCGTACCTCTCGGTCTGAGCAAGGGGCAGAAGTGCGGATGAATGAATTGGAAGAAAAGCGTGACTATATTAGGAGAGTGAGTCCCATTTATCCTCAAAAAGAGTTGCGGGAAGCTAAAGCCCGATCAGATAAAATTCCACAGTTACGCCCCCTGATTAAAAGGGAATACTATTATGAGGACCCGGATGATGAACAACCTTCCTCGGTAACTAAGGAGGTCCCATATTCAGCCACCGAGCTGGCAAAGCTAAAGAAAGAATTCGCACGTAACCCCAAAGAGTCAGAAACGGAGTATGTGTGGCGAGTCTCTTTGTCCGGGGGTGACCAAATTTTATTAACTGAAAAAGAGGCTGAAGGATACCGGGGACCCGGTGTCTTTTTAACTACTGGCGACCAGAGGGCCCCGTGGTCACTCACACAACGCGCCGCTTATTGGGCTAGTGGATTAGATCCCCTAGAGAGGGGGGACCCATTGGCTATTGTTGGAACCATGGAACAAATATTAGAGAGTGTACAGAAAGCAGCCTGTTTGCAAATGATGCACAACGGGCAGCTGAATCCTTATCAGGAGTCCCCAATGTTATTGACAGTGGATCCGGAAAGGATGACCCCATTAATTCGTGGGCTCCCTGAATCCCTTAGACCTGTTGGGATTCAACTGCAAGGACAAATTAAAGCTACCAGCCCACTTGCGCGACTGGAAGAGATCGTAACTCAAGATCATAACACCCAAAAGTCAAAAACATGGACCTGGGGAGAGATTGCACAGGAGCTGATTAATTATGGCCGGAAATATGGGCCAATTAATCCCTCTCCTCATCGGTCAGAAACTAAAGCAGTCCGATGGGCAAGTCCGTCCCCTCGTGACAGACCCCCAGGAAAAGGATTTAGACGTCCCCCACCTAACCTTATTGCCCCGACGGCAAGGAGAGACCTTTGGCATCTTGGTTGGCAAAAGGGGATTCCGCGTGAATTAATGGATGGAACCCCCACAGATGTGTTGAGAAAAATGGTGACTGCTTGGCCAGATAAACCGCCCGTTTCCGCGGTGTGTGAGAAATCTGCCTGTGAAGAAACAATAGCCAGTGCCCCCCCACTCATAGATTTGAAGGACCCCATTCTGACTATGAAAGCCGAACAGGGAAACTAG